A genome region from Brooklawnia propionicigenes includes the following:
- a CDS encoding alpha/beta hydrolase family protein has product MIRRLTLGVGVVAATAAGVGWTIARRLTAPVGPRRFDLTVHDVEHDDDSDLIVFDRTDQTTADGIYNLWFEHGGWAQLSAEVHDRGPTRIARKITDVAPGLAPKAGDRASWSGIYYATPHEAGLDARSIAITTPAGQCPAWRIDGDPSTWAIHVHGLGSTRAGTLRGVLAATEAGYTSLVVTYRNTEVGPRIGTGRSTLGHTETADVDEAIGYAVRRGAQQIVLFGWSMGAAIALQLADRPRHEGLIAALVLDSPVLDWTEVIKTNCTRSGLPAAAGYLAVPWLTIEPLARLAGLPGRIPLRAFDWTARAADLTTPTLILHGTQDDSAPIQLSQALPDARPELVELDTFDADHTLAWNTGPGRWRSVVTAWLSAHLSP; this is encoded by the coding sequence GTGATCCGCCGACTCACCCTTGGGGTCGGCGTCGTCGCTGCAACCGCCGCAGGTGTCGGCTGGACCATCGCGCGACGACTCACTGCACCCGTCGGCCCACGAAGGTTCGACCTCACCGTCCACGATGTCGAGCACGACGACGACAGCGACCTGATCGTCTTCGACCGTACCGACCAGACCACAGCAGACGGCATCTACAACCTCTGGTTCGAGCACGGCGGCTGGGCACAGCTCTCCGCAGAAGTCCACGATCGCGGGCCCACCCGCATCGCGCGAAAGATCACGGACGTAGCGCCCGGCCTCGCACCGAAGGCTGGTGATCGTGCCTCGTGGAGCGGCATCTACTACGCGACCCCGCACGAGGCCGGACTCGACGCCCGCAGCATCGCCATCACGACCCCCGCAGGACAATGCCCGGCCTGGCGCATCGACGGCGACCCCTCGACCTGGGCCATCCACGTCCACGGACTCGGAAGCACCCGCGCCGGCACCCTCCGCGGCGTCCTCGCCGCCACCGAAGCCGGCTACACCTCCCTCGTCGTCACCTACCGCAACACCGAAGTAGGCCCCCGCATCGGCACCGGCCGATCCACCCTCGGCCACACCGAGACCGCAGACGTTGACGAAGCTATCGGATACGCAGTCCGACGAGGAGCCCAACAGATCGTGCTGTTCGGCTGGTCAATGGGAGCCGCGATCGCCCTGCAGCTCGCCGACCGGCCCCGACACGAGGGCTTGATCGCTGCGCTCGTACTCGACTCGCCAGTCCTCGACTGGACCGAAGTCATCAAGACGAACTGCACCCGCAGTGGGCTCCCCGCAGCAGCCGGATATCTCGCTGTCCCGTGGCTCACCATCGAGCCGCTCGCTCGCCTCGCCGGCCTACCGGGGCGCATCCCACTCCGAGCCTTCGACTGGACCGCCAGAGCCGCAGACCTCACCACGCCAACACTGATCCTCCACGGCACGCAGGACGACTCCGCGCCGATCCAGCTCTCACAAGCACTCCCAGACGCACGCCCCGAGCTCGTCGAGCTGGACACCTTCGACGCCGACCACACGCTCGCCTGGAACACCGGCCCTGGCCGGTGGCGCTCTGTGGTGACGGCCTGGCTCAGCGCGCACCTCTCGCCCTGA
- a CDS encoding helix-turn-helix domain-containing protein produces MAEPWLSADDIAAHLGVTKDTVYTWIAEKAMPAHKVGRLWKFQASEIDDWVRRGGAAADSEPLPPG; encoded by the coding sequence GTGGCTGAGCCGTGGCTGTCCGCAGACGACATCGCCGCCCACCTCGGGGTCACCAAAGACACCGTCTACACCTGGATCGCCGAGAAGGCCATGCCCGCCCACAAGGTCGGACGCCTCTGGAAGTTCCAGGCCAGCGAGATCGACGACTGGGTGCGACGAGGTGGCGCTGCCGCCGACTCCGAACCCCTCCCACCAGGGTGA
- a CDS encoding helicase-related protein, which yields MTEATTDATLTLATLRAGQRLRGLVPGQTVTLIAIDPIDAELFEVFYRDDSGRSGARAITDADAARFEIAGDFDSAPAYDADPDEFRLAAEALRIKYAALYDPMVAVNSSDVDPLPHQIRAVYEELLPRIPLRFLLADDPGAGKTIMAGLYLKELILRSDCERAIIVAPGGLVEQWREELSQKFDLRFEIFSRQMVDDAQGRNVFAEHPFLIARMDQLSRSEDLTEQLGEVTWDVAVVDEAHRMSAHYSSWAGEVDETRRFKLGRLLSETAHNFLLMTATPHAGKEEDFQLFMSLLDRDRFEGQYRQGVHRTDTDGLMRRMVKEDLLTFEGKPLFPERKAYTVEYELSPAERDLYEQVTDYVRTEMGRAERIAQAGDKKRGNNVGFALTVLQRRLASSPEAILRSLERRQQRLDTKLREMQRITDDARFSTSIASHIDEWTTGKTTLDFGSDALPAFSVDDFDDFDEETTDEERAQFEEQADQVVDLATAAQTIPELRAEIAILEDLIKVARRVRLQDDDKKWVQLRTILDEQLLTHDGSGDARKIIIFTEHRDTLDYLQAKITAQFGRADSVITIHGGTRREDRKLARERFTHNPDTVVLLATDAAGEGLNLQRAHLMVNYDLPWNPNRIEQRFGRIHRIGQREVCHLWNMVAKDTREGDVFTRLLAKIDQMSIAYNGNLFNVLGDADAFQERSLRDLLIEAIRYGDQPQIKAKLDRIIDAGVSHGLDEMLAERALHPEMFSALNLDEVRARMEKARERRLQPGYIAAFFLPALTRLGGRIRKREKGRYEITRVPARVIDAARRLNRWAPVAEQYERVTFELSRMHPDGLADASLIAPGHPLLHAVIEATIDDLGPTLKQGTVLVDRRSKQTDAPMLMFSVEQRIENTVADADTVSHHFDYPLLEQDGTVTVSAAPPYLEFDRPDSTEAEAVAEIAGSDWARQNHEKLVRAWAYREGLQPRMDEIKTRLGIETARTRAQVKDRLLAEINHWDREHNRLEALERGGTVGRLRAETALIRARQLDERLSHRLEQLDEATNLVAVPAVIRGAALVVPSALLATGAEPEAQTFARQTEEVERRAVEAVLAAERALGREPVEMPRNNPGYDIQSTDQSGLVHYIEVKGRIEGSDTFTITTNEITFAQTQCDRHRLALVEVSTSGAANDQLRYVSDAFTHLEPSATTRSYNEVWRDYWERGGPPR from the coding sequence GTGACGGAAGCGACGACCGACGCGACGTTGACGCTCGCGACGCTGCGTGCGGGTCAGCGCCTCCGTGGCCTGGTGCCGGGGCAGACGGTCACGCTGATCGCCATCGATCCCATCGACGCTGAGCTGTTCGAGGTCTTCTACCGCGACGACTCCGGTCGCAGCGGTGCCCGCGCGATCACTGATGCTGACGCGGCGCGCTTCGAGATCGCGGGCGACTTCGACTCCGCCCCCGCGTACGACGCGGACCCGGATGAGTTTCGACTCGCAGCCGAGGCGCTGCGGATCAAGTACGCGGCGCTGTACGACCCGATGGTTGCGGTCAACAGTTCGGACGTGGACCCGCTGCCGCACCAGATTCGCGCGGTCTACGAGGAACTCCTGCCACGCATCCCGCTACGGTTCCTGCTCGCCGACGACCCCGGCGCTGGCAAGACGATCATGGCCGGCCTGTATCTGAAGGAACTGATCCTGCGCTCGGACTGCGAACGAGCGATCATCGTCGCTCCCGGCGGGCTCGTGGAGCAGTGGCGCGAGGAACTCAGTCAGAAGTTCGACCTGCGCTTCGAAATCTTCAGCCGCCAGATGGTCGATGACGCCCAGGGCCGCAACGTCTTCGCTGAGCACCCGTTCCTTATCGCCCGCATGGACCAGCTCTCCCGCAGCGAAGACCTGACCGAGCAACTCGGCGAGGTCACCTGGGATGTCGCCGTCGTTGACGAGGCCCACCGCATGTCGGCCCACTACTCCTCATGGGCGGGCGAAGTCGACGAGACCAGGCGCTTCAAACTCGGACGGCTGCTGTCGGAGACCGCGCACAACTTCCTGCTGATGACCGCGACCCCGCACGCGGGCAAGGAAGAAGACTTCCAGCTGTTCATGTCGCTGCTGGATCGCGACCGCTTCGAGGGCCAGTACCGGCAAGGCGTACACCGCACCGACACCGACGGCCTGATGCGCCGCATGGTGAAGGAAGACCTGCTCACCTTCGAAGGCAAGCCGCTGTTCCCCGAACGCAAGGCCTACACCGTTGAGTACGAGCTGAGCCCGGCCGAGCGAGACCTCTATGAGCAAGTCACCGACTACGTCCGCACCGAGATGGGGCGTGCTGAGCGGATCGCCCAGGCCGGGGACAAGAAGCGCGGCAACAACGTCGGGTTCGCGCTCACCGTGCTGCAACGCCGACTCGCCTCCAGCCCCGAAGCGATCCTGCGATCCCTGGAACGACGCCAGCAGCGCCTCGACACGAAACTGCGCGAAATGCAGCGCATCACCGACGACGCACGCTTCAGCACCTCTATCGCCTCACACATCGACGAATGGACCACGGGCAAGACCACGCTCGATTTCGGAAGCGACGCACTACCTGCGTTTTCGGTCGACGACTTCGACGACTTCGACGAGGAAACGACCGACGAGGAACGCGCCCAGTTCGAGGAACAGGCAGACCAGGTTGTCGATCTCGCCACGGCCGCGCAGACAATCCCCGAGCTGCGGGCAGAGATCGCGATCCTCGAAGACCTCATCAAAGTAGCCCGGCGCGTCCGGCTGCAAGACGATGACAAGAAGTGGGTGCAGCTGCGCACCATCCTCGACGAGCAGCTCCTGACCCACGACGGCTCCGGGGATGCGCGCAAGATCATCATCTTCACCGAGCACCGCGACACCCTTGACTACCTGCAAGCCAAGATCACCGCCCAGTTTGGGCGCGCCGATTCGGTCATCACCATCCACGGTGGCACCCGACGCGAAGACCGCAAGCTCGCCCGCGAACGCTTCACCCACAACCCCGACACCGTGGTCCTGCTGGCCACGGACGCCGCCGGGGAAGGTCTGAACCTTCAACGTGCGCACCTGATGGTGAACTACGACCTGCCGTGGAACCCGAACCGCATCGAGCAGCGCTTCGGCCGCATCCACCGCATCGGCCAGCGCGAGGTCTGCCACCTGTGGAACATGGTCGCCAAAGACACCCGCGAAGGCGACGTGTTCACACGGCTGCTGGCGAAGATCGACCAGATGTCAATCGCCTACAACGGCAACCTGTTCAACGTGCTCGGCGACGCCGACGCCTTCCAAGAGCGGTCGCTGCGTGACCTGCTGATCGAGGCGATCCGCTACGGCGACCAGCCCCAGATCAAGGCCAAGCTCGACCGCATCATCGACGCCGGTGTCTCCCACGGCCTCGACGAGATGCTCGCCGAGCGCGCGCTCCACCCCGAGATGTTCTCTGCGCTCAACCTCGACGAGGTGCGGGCACGGATGGAGAAGGCCCGCGAGCGCCGACTCCAGCCTGGTTACATCGCCGCCTTCTTCCTCCCCGCGCTCACACGGCTCGGCGGGCGCATCCGCAAGCGCGAGAAGGGCCGCTACGAGATCACCCGCGTCCCGGCCCGCGTGATCGACGCGGCGCGTCGCCTCAACCGGTGGGCGCCCGTCGCTGAGCAGTACGAGCGCGTCACCTTCGAACTCTCACGGATGCACCCCGACGGTCTCGCCGATGCCTCCCTGATTGCACCTGGCCACCCGTTGCTGCATGCCGTCATCGAGGCAACCATTGATGACCTCGGCCCCACCCTCAAGCAGGGCACGGTGCTGGTTGATCGACGCTCCAAGCAGACCGATGCGCCGATGCTGATGTTCAGCGTTGAGCAGCGCATCGAGAATACGGTTGCCGATGCCGACACGGTCTCTCATCACTTCGACTACCCGCTCCTCGAACAAGACGGCACCGTCACCGTCTCCGCCGCACCGCCGTACCTCGAATTCGACCGACCCGACTCGACCGAGGCCGAAGCCGTGGCTGAGATCGCGGGCAGCGACTGGGCGCGGCAGAACCACGAGAAGCTCGTACGCGCCTGGGCGTACCGCGAGGGTCTCCAGCCGCGCATGGACGAGATCAAGACCCGACTCGGCATCGAGACCGCGCGCACCCGGGCGCAGGTGAAGGATCGCCTGCTCGCCGAGATCAACCACTGGGATCGAGAACACAACCGCCTCGAAGCACTCGAACGCGGAGGCACCGTCGGCAGGCTCCGCGCCGAGACCGCACTCATACGTGCCCGACAGCTCGATGAACGCCTGAGCCACCGGCTCGAACAACTCGACGAGGCCACCAACCTTGTCGCCGTGCCCGCCGTCATCCGCGGCGCCGCACTCGTCGTCCCCAGTGCACTCCTCGCGACCGGTGCCGAGCCTGAAGCGCAGACCTTCGCACGTCAGACCGAGGAAGTCGAGCGTCGAGCCGTCGAAGCTGTGCTTGCTGCCGAGCGAGCACTCGGACGGGAACCGGTCGAGATGCCGCGCAACAACCCCGGCTACGACATCCAGTCCACCGACCAGAGCGGCCTCGTCCACTACATCGAGGTCAAGGGCCGCATCGAAGGCTCCGACACGTTCACCATAACCACGAACGAGATTACCTTCGCCCAGACCCAATGCGACCGTCACCGGCTCGCCCTGGTCGAGGTCTCGACCAGTGGTGCCGCCAACGACCAGTTGCGCTACGTGAGCGACGCCTTCACCCACCTTGAGCCATCCGCGACCACCCGCTCCTACAACGAGGTCTGGCGCGACTACTGGGAACGCGGAGGACCACCGCGATGA
- a CDS encoding DUF1156 domain-containing protein: protein MTHTTDSNQPDASERSTVTNAPKKKLIEVGLPLEAINRESSREKSIRHGHPSTLHLWWSRKPLATARAVLLAQLVDDPSSRAHEFPTVELQDAERRRLHELIAELIVWENSNDPDLLARARAEIKKSNGGQMPRLADPFAGGGSIPLEAHRLGLEAYASDLNPVAVLLCNAMIDVPSRFAATPPVSPTVEGQTTPWSGTDGLAADVRDYGKWVSDEAFRRIGHHFPRAVAPGGTEHTVIAWKWARTVRSPNPANPIETPLVNSWWLSKRKGREAFVSPSIENGSITYTVVHDPSGPPSDGTVGRKGGAVVGDDTPFSLNYVREEGRSGRIGQHMIAIVAEGPRGRLYLSPSTAHIAAATVERPDDVPEGEIGHYPRDIKTQTYGMTRWADLFTNRQLLTLTTFSDLISEVRQRVLSDAVSAGMDSGRSLDDGGSGAEAYADAIATYLALSLSRMTDRYSNLCSWDSSRDSARNVFARQAIPMIWDFAEVNPFSDSTGNFLGQVEWVAKVLESLPTGSGPGVAEQRDAGSVDYRGVAVSTDPPYYDYIGYSDLSDFFYVWLRRSLRDVRPEAVRTLLTPKADELVANPHRHNGKDGAEQFFIDGFNDVFRKMRHTAASDIPLTVYYAYKQQDAGIDGQVSTGWYTLLSGLISTGWEVTATWPMRSEMSNRPLSQEKNALASSIVLACRPRPEDAPATTRRALVAALKAELPEALRRLMQGAVAPVDLAQAAIGPGIGVFSRYSRVREADGSDMSVRDALLLINATLDEVLGEQESDFDPDTRFAVKWYRQYGWGQENSGIADQLARSSDTSVGALERGGIFEAKGGKAHLLSPSQLAGQWDATVDERVSVWEATVRLAAVMAKDGADKVAELLPSVHTRVNLDAVKELGFLLFHEAEKKKDTKDAILFNGLVSAWGDVNEQARKYASTPRSSQQAFDFDEDED from the coding sequence ATGACCCACACCACTGACAGCAACCAGCCCGACGCCAGCGAGAGAAGCACAGTGACCAACGCGCCCAAGAAGAAGCTCATCGAAGTAGGGCTGCCGCTCGAAGCGATCAATCGCGAGTCTTCTCGGGAGAAGTCGATCCGCCACGGCCACCCGTCAACACTGCACCTTTGGTGGTCGAGGAAGCCCTTGGCAACGGCGCGAGCCGTCCTCCTGGCTCAGTTGGTGGACGACCCCTCATCGCGCGCTCACGAGTTCCCGACGGTTGAGCTGCAGGACGCTGAACGACGTCGGCTACACGAGTTGATCGCGGAGCTCATCGTCTGGGAGAACTCGAACGACCCTGACCTATTGGCTCGTGCACGAGCCGAGATCAAGAAGAGCAACGGTGGTCAGATGCCGCGACTTGCTGACCCTTTCGCGGGGGGTGGATCCATCCCTTTGGAAGCGCACCGGTTGGGGCTTGAGGCCTACGCGAGTGATCTGAACCCTGTCGCAGTGCTCCTCTGCAACGCGATGATCGATGTCCCGTCGCGCTTTGCCGCAACACCCCCAGTGTCGCCGACTGTTGAAGGTCAGACAACACCTTGGTCGGGCACCGACGGTCTTGCTGCTGATGTTCGAGACTACGGGAAGTGGGTCAGTGACGAGGCGTTTCGTCGTATCGGCCACCATTTCCCTCGGGCTGTAGCTCCTGGCGGCACCGAACATACCGTGATCGCGTGGAAGTGGGCTCGCACAGTCAGGAGCCCTAACCCTGCGAACCCGATTGAGACTCCGCTCGTGAACTCCTGGTGGTTGAGTAAGCGAAAAGGGCGTGAAGCCTTTGTTTCACCATCCATCGAAAACGGTTCGATTACGTACACGGTCGTCCACGATCCAAGCGGGCCACCGTCTGATGGCACCGTCGGCCGGAAAGGTGGTGCCGTTGTCGGCGACGACACGCCTTTCAGCCTGAACTACGTTCGTGAAGAGGGACGCTCCGGGCGCATCGGGCAGCACATGATCGCGATTGTCGCAGAGGGACCTCGTGGGCGGTTGTACCTTTCGCCCTCAACGGCGCACATCGCCGCCGCCACAGTGGAACGTCCCGATGATGTCCCGGAGGGTGAGATCGGCCACTACCCACGTGACATCAAGACTCAGACGTACGGAATGACTCGGTGGGCAGACCTCTTCACCAACCGACAACTCCTGACCCTCACCACGTTCAGTGATCTCATTTCTGAAGTCCGCCAACGGGTGCTGTCAGATGCAGTCAGTGCAGGAATGGACAGTGGGAGATCGCTCGACGACGGTGGCTCCGGAGCAGAAGCCTATGCTGATGCAATAGCCACCTATCTGGCGCTCTCGCTCAGCCGCATGACGGATAGATACTCGAATCTTTGCAGTTGGGACTCCAGTCGGGACAGCGCACGTAACGTCTTCGCACGTCAGGCCATCCCGATGATCTGGGACTTCGCCGAGGTCAACCCCTTCTCTGACTCGACAGGCAACTTCCTGGGTCAGGTCGAGTGGGTCGCGAAGGTACTCGAAAGCCTGCCCACCGGCTCCGGTCCCGGGGTTGCTGAGCAACGGGACGCAGGTTCGGTGGACTACCGGGGAGTCGCAGTTTCAACTGATCCGCCGTACTACGACTACATCGGATACTCTGACCTATCAGACTTCTTCTACGTCTGGCTTCGGCGATCCCTCCGAGATGTGCGACCGGAAGCCGTCAGGACGTTGCTGACGCCGAAGGCTGACGAGCTGGTCGCGAATCCTCATCGCCACAATGGCAAGGATGGCGCAGAGCAGTTCTTCATCGACGGATTCAACGATGTCTTCCGGAAGATGCGGCATACAGCCGCCTCGGACATCCCACTGACTGTGTACTACGCGTACAAGCAGCAAGATGCGGGGATCGACGGGCAGGTTTCAACGGGCTGGTACACCTTGCTCAGCGGACTGATCAGTACGGGTTGGGAAGTCACCGCAACATGGCCAATGCGCAGTGAGATGTCCAACCGTCCGCTGTCTCAGGAAAAGAACGCCCTCGCCTCATCGATTGTCTTGGCCTGCCGACCGCGCCCTGAAGACGCCCCTGCAACGACACGTCGCGCATTGGTTGCTGCTTTGAAGGCAGAGCTGCCGGAGGCACTTCGGCGGCTCATGCAGGGTGCGGTCGCTCCGGTCGACCTAGCTCAGGCGGCCATCGGACCAGGCATCGGGGTCTTCTCTCGGTATTCGCGCGTGCGCGAAGCTGACGGCTCCGACATGAGCGTGCGAGACGCACTCCTCCTAATCAACGCAACTCTGGACGAGGTGTTGGGCGAGCAGGAGTCAGACTTCGATCCAGACACTCGCTTCGCCGTGAAGTGGTATCGGCAGTACGGGTGGGGCCAGGAGAACTCGGGCATCGCTGATCAGTTGGCACGCTCATCGGATACTTCAGTGGGCGCCTTGGAGCGCGGTGGCATCTTCGAAGCCAAGGGGGGCAAGGCTCACCTCCTCTCGCCGTCTCAGTTGGCGGGTCAGTGGGATGCAACAGTCGATGAACGAGTCAGCGTCTGGGAGGCGACCGTCCGCTTGGCCGCCGTGATGGCCAAGGACGGGGCCGACAAGGTGGCTGAGTTGTTGCCGTCGGTGCACACACGCGTGAACCTTGACGCAGTGAAGGAACTGGGCTTCCTGCTGTTCCACGAGGCCGAGAAGAAGAAGGACACGAAGGACGCCATCCTCTTCAACGGCTTGGTGAGCGCCTGGGGTGACGTGAACGAGCAGGCGCGCAAGTACGCCTCGACGCCACGCTCGTCACAGCAGGCGTTCGACTTCGACGAGGACGAGGATTAG
- a CDS encoding PDDEXK nuclease domain-containing protein, giving the protein MPGSRDQARSGGAAARRSGADLTPFRAIAESVSAEGGELVEQVSALIDQAQAFAAAQVNATLTLRNWYIGRLIDVAVLREGRAGHDQELVASLAQQLTSRYGRGYDRTNLYRMVRFSQQFTEPELVASLAQQVSWTHFRELLPLATDDARAFYVKEIIDRHLSVRDLRHAISRKAFERREIADSQIPEGSAVPLDAFRDPMLLDMLGLADTFLERDLEAALRHDMESFLLEVGRGWAFVERQKRMTFDGDDYYLDLLFYSRPLRRLIAVELKVGKFKPSYQGQMNFYLKWLDRHERQADENPPIGLILCTEASRDQIELLELHKDGIVVAEYWTTLPPKAELQARIQAVYREAQERIARRQLTAAAEEDIDE; this is encoded by the coding sequence GTGCCTGGCAGTCGAGATCAAGCCCGGAGCGGTGGCGCAGCGGCGCGTCGCTCTGGCGCGGACCTGACTCCGTTCCGGGCCATCGCGGAGTCGGTCAGCGCCGAGGGCGGCGAACTCGTAGAGCAGGTGTCGGCTCTGATCGACCAGGCGCAGGCGTTCGCGGCCGCGCAGGTGAACGCGACCTTGACGCTGCGGAACTGGTACATCGGTCGCTTGATCGATGTGGCCGTGCTGCGCGAAGGACGCGCCGGGCACGACCAGGAACTTGTTGCGTCGCTGGCGCAACAACTGACCTCACGGTACGGGCGAGGCTACGACCGAACGAACCTGTATCGGATGGTGCGATTCTCCCAGCAGTTCACCGAGCCCGAACTTGTTGCGTCACTGGCGCAACAAGTCAGTTGGACCCACTTCCGCGAGCTGCTTCCGCTCGCAACCGACGACGCACGAGCCTTCTACGTGAAGGAGATCATCGACCGCCACCTCAGCGTCCGTGACCTGCGCCACGCCATCTCCCGCAAGGCGTTCGAGCGCCGTGAGATCGCGGACTCGCAGATTCCCGAGGGCTCGGCAGTCCCGTTGGATGCCTTCCGCGACCCGATGCTGCTGGACATGCTCGGGCTGGCCGACACCTTCTTGGAGCGCGACCTCGAAGCGGCTCTGCGCCACGACATGGAGTCGTTCCTGTTGGAGGTCGGTCGCGGGTGGGCGTTCGTCGAACGCCAGAAGCGCATGACCTTCGATGGAGACGACTACTACCTCGACTTGCTGTTCTACTCCCGTCCACTGCGTCGGCTGATCGCGGTGGAGTTGAAGGTCGGCAAGTTCAAGCCGAGCTACCAGGGGCAGATGAATTTCTACCTGAAGTGGCTGGATCGGCACGAACGCCAGGCAGACGAGAATCCGCCCATCGGCCTCATCCTGTGTACCGAGGCGAGCCGCGACCAGATCGAGCTGCTCGAACTGCACAAGGACGGGATCGTGGTCGCCGAATACTGGACGACCCTGCCTCCGAAGGCGGAGCTCCAGGCCCGTATCCAAGCGGTCTACCGGGAGGCGCAGGAGCGGATCGCCCGCAGGCAGCTGACCGCAGCGGCGGAAGAAGACATTGATGAGTAG